A segment of the Carya illinoinensis cultivar Pawnee chromosome 1, C.illinoinensisPawnee_v1, whole genome shotgun sequence genome:
AAAAAATCCAGCACGGGAACCATTCACCGAAATAGAAAATGGCGCCATCAAAATGCAATGCTTGATCCACGAACACCATTTCTCTCCAAACCATACCTCCCAAGTAAGTACAGCAAGAAATCCCAACAAAAATGGTCATATACGTCCCAAGTAAGTACAgctattaaaaagtattttgtgtttgagtgatatttgggaaggaaattgtgagaagttttgagaatttctcatctcatctcattatccaaaagTGATGTTTGGGTGATTAGGTAATAGGAAATGATGTTGGGGATTAGGATTCAGCACGAACTGGCAATGCCTATATTATAGGTCCAACAACTAAAGACCATCAAGGACATGGTCGAGCCCCACCAGTAATGGCTTATACCTTCCAGGATACGGTAATTGAGAGTAtacaaccaaaaacaaattcataATGAATTGGGGTTGACTCCCCATTACCATGTACTGATCCACATGGACCCAAGATGAGATAGAGGCAAAAGTTTAACAAGATAGTTTTTCTCAATGTGCACACTTCATTGAACCTAACACAAACAGGGTATATTCAACAACACAGTAAAGTTTGTAGCCAGAAACAATCTGTAGTCACTTACCTCAGAGGTATCTTTTCACTCTGATGTTCAAGTACAATGACCACATCATTGCTTGTCCATACAAGACTCTCATCTTCCATCATAAGGTGAGCATCCACATCGGCCAGTGATAGTACAAagctacaaaaaatataaaagaaaaacaaaaataaaaaagagctcACTGCATTTTAAAATCTCATCaatctcatacaaaataaaacaatctacatccttgaaaagaattcaaaaatagcattgtttttatgattttaagcTGATGCACACGTGCTTAGTGCATGAAATCCCAAATCCAAAACATCCATCATCAATTAACAAAACTATCACAGCAATGGATAGTGCcacagaaaatatataaaattcaaaattagcgTTCAACACAAATGTTTACTGCAATCACTGCAGATTAGTTCAAAGCAGTCTGATTTATTTTACGTTCTAATATAATTGCAATTGAAAAGGTATCATGAACACCTAGCCTTCACCTTCAAATAATTGAGCTAAATTTCGTTAGTGCTTAGGGATGAGCCTTCAGAAGTCCACAGCAGTAGTAACCATTACTAGAGTTTCAGGTTTTCGGATTTTGTAAATACAATAATTAAAGAGAAACACATGCATTCAGAATTTAACTAAACATCAATAGCCTCTATGGTGTCggctcaaaaataaaagaaaacacttCTGATGGCTATGGTACTTGTAAAAAAGCATAGAAATTTTCATTccagaaagaaataaatatattgttGAATTCATAGTCAACAGATAAATTGcagcaattaaaaataaaatttcctcAACAAAATTAGGATATGCATAGACAAATGATCTACTATTATGAAAATGGTTAAAAACTATATGACACATTGCAAGTTGAGATGGCATGCTCACACAGGAATTACTCTTGTTCCATAAGTCCGGTAGAGATCCCCctgtttcttttctgttttctttttcttcttgccATGTTTTGAGTCATAGGTAGCCCAGAGAGGTTTATGCTTTAATATGGAATCACTTGACCCCTCAGATTCATCCATCCAGTTCTGCAGATATAAATTTTAGCACAATCAAGATAAGAAGGAACAAAGGCTCAGCATGTGTAATGGGCTTTTATATAAAGAACGTTGATATAAATGGCCAAAAGTATTTTGCTTCCGACATTCTGTACGGTAATGAAAAATGTAGCAGCTTCCAACTAACCTGACGAAGAAAAAATTTACTTGAAAGAGATGGATCAGCCACCTCAAGCAAACCTGCAGCAAGCACATCAGCTGATCGTTCCATCTCCTGTAATGATAATTCCaagtaaaaatatgaaataacgcTTACAATTAATTgtacacttaataaaaaaaatgtgaaatagaatccatagaaaaaataataataataactcatTCAGAAACATGGCCAAAAGCATCATCACTTGTCAACAggataaaatatacttataagttcatttttaatatatattttttcaaagtatgatattttttgaactattaaCAAAAGGAAGTAGATCAACAAACAAGATCCAGTTACAGAAAAAGAGGAGAGCAAGAACAGCCTGGAATCTGGGTTCTCTTTTAAGCCATTGGTGACCATCaaaccttcaaaaaaaaaaacatagaaatgatatttgtagtcctAGGGTGTGCAAACCCCCTTGCGCTCCCTTTGAAAAAGGTGGGTAAATCTGGGATCcacattaaaaaatcatatttttagggaggtggctttggagatatcaaTTAGAGAGGAATGTATTATGGAAAAATATTATCGACGCTAAATATGGGAGGGCTTGGGGGAGTTGGTGTTCTAACGAAGATAGAAGTGTGTATGGTGTGGGTTTGTGGAAATACATCTGGAATGGCTGGGGGGAATTTCTTAATCATGTTTCATTTAAGGTTGGAGGAGGAGATAGGATTCATTTTCGGCATGATCTTTGGTGTGGGGACTTGGCTCTTGAATgcttttccttccctttttaGGATGGTAAGGGACAAAGACATCACTGTGGCTGATTCTGTAACTTTTTCTAATAATATCCCTCAATGGAATGCGAGATTTATTAGAGATGCTCAATGATTGGGAAGTACCAGTTGTTACTGTTTTTTTTCAGTAGGCTGTATGACATGAAAATGGTGCAGGGAAGAGAGGACAGAATGTTGTGACAACATGCtggaaattttattttctctgttaGGTTTATTATAAAGTGCTGGCGTTCCATTGTGTCAACCAATTCCCTTAGAAGTGTATTTGGAGATCCAAGGTACCCAGTAAAGTTTTTTTTCTGCTGGTTGGTGTCCTTTGGGAAGATTCTGACAACGGATAACTTGAGGAAGCATGGTATAATTTGCTTGGACTGGTGTTATTTGTGCAAAAAGGATGGGGAATTGGTTGATCATTTGTTTctgcattgtgaggtggcaaagaCTTTTTGGGATGAGATTTACAGCAGGTCAGGATATTGCTTTGGAGATGCCCACGACGGTGGTGGATCTCTTGGCTTGTTGGAAAGGATTTATGGGCAGTCATTGCATTGCtgatatttggaagatgattcctctaTGCTTAATGTAGTGTCTATGGCTGGAAAGGAATGGGCGCTGTTTTGATGACAGAGAACGCTCGTTGGGAGAACTTAGAGAGTTTTTCTTTCGAACTCTGTCTTTGGGCGAAAGTTCTTGTATTGAATGGGGataatttaaatgtttttatttaagaCTTTACTAGTTCCTAATCcctagcttgtatttaggtgtttccgcttgtatacttcctgtgtacttgggctatgcctatttacttgcattaataaaatctctcattacttataacaaaaaaatcatatttttaacagTGGACCCCACTTTTTTCGAAGGAAGTGCACGGAACTTGCACACCCTAggactgtatctagcattactctataaAGAAAATGGGGGTGTGTTCTAATGAATAaaactaaagaagaagaagaatgatatCCCCATCACCCCACAAGTAATAGATAACCACACTAATCAATACTTGGTTATTAAAGAATACGGAGATATATTTAATGACAAAGAAAATACCCACTTCTTTAAGGATTGCACCATCCAGATATGTCTTGGTATGAACACGAAAACGGCCATCAGTCTTTGTTTCTTGCAGGGAATGGCCTCGCATTGCTTTTGAAACAGCAATAGCCAACTTTTCATGGCGATGTAACGAATGCGAACCCCCAACTATAACCACTTCATGTCCATCATGAACAATCTTCTTAACCTAAAAAGAAGAGAATAACAGATAAcaaatttgagaaatatttcTCGGTTTACCATCGGTAGTTGTGAATTGCAACATATTAAGGAAAGTGTGAGTTGGAATCATTAAACCTCAACAATCATAAGAGTCAAAGAATTTCTATCATTTTACAGAACATCATCcaagttaaaaaagaatatagaaaGCTCTACTTTGAAAGGGTGGTGTTGGATCTTATTATGTAGAGGCCAACTTAAAAATGGGGAAAGATCGCTGAATTTGCAACATACCAactcaaaaaaggaaaagaaaaaaagaaaaaaaaaaaaaaaacactcttaATTTGTAATTGTTCATTGGAGCATGACCAGAGGCATTGTCCTACTGAAACCATTTTCGAAATTTCTAGATCAGCCTGCCAAAAAACACGTACCTAGACACAAGCATAGCcaattatttgataattttccCATAAAACTACATTATTGTGCAACACATAACTCATGCGAAAGCATAAAGAAAAGCTAACCTCTGCCTCAATTGCTTCAATATTAATACTGTAATTATGACCTTTCTCCATAATATTGTATCGATTATGGTTATGCAGGACGATGATAGGTATAAGCAACCTCGATGTTATATCGACAGTTTCAAACCTGAATCCACAAGAGGATGAACACATTATCAGATTAGGAAAATGACACTTCACAAAGTACTTAAATATAGTATCAAGGTACTTAATCAACTGAATGCTAGACATTCATAAGTCTGGGTTGGCTGTAATATTCAAATTGATGTGGTGCATGTGTTACATAGCTCATgtgaaaaaatagagaaatttcaGTAAAAGAGTGGCATAATGCAATGCATCAAGATATAGAATAAGTACCTAACATCAGGAGCTATAACTTGTTCAATTGTAGTCGATATCAAAGAGGCAAGTTGTCCAATAAAAAATTCATGGGTAGAATGAGCACTAGCAGGACCAAAACCTCTTGGAAACATCATATGTTGTAACCGTGGCAGTGTTCGAGGACTGACACTTCCCTCTTCTGTCTCAATCTTTCCATACGTGCATGGGCCAGCTGAGAGGTCAATCACAACAAATCTGAACGGGATGGCAAATAGTTAGACCAGAATACACTAGCAGAACCACACACAAACACAGTGTGAGAGAGAAATGGAACTAATTGTCCTTGAATATAGTATTAATTAGAAGATTCGGTGGGCATTACCATAGAATCATGGGATGGTTTCAACTATCAATTACTAAATTTCTCAGGTTATGTGCATAAAGATATAACTATAAGAGGAAAGAAAGTTTCAACAGTATCAGCTATGATGAGTAATCATCCATGGAAACAACTATTGGACATCTCAATAGCATAGGAGATGAATAGTgccaaaaataagtttatgacTCAACATGATTATGCCATTGCTCTGTACAGCTTGAATTCCTCTGCCTGTCAGGCAAAATAATAACCAACATGTAAACAATAGAAGTTTATAACTCAATATGAAATATGGAGTTGCTTTATGCGCTTGAATTCCTGTGCCTGCCAGACTTGAGCAAAATAATAACCAATATGTCTCTGTAGGTGTTTTTTTTAAGGAATACATCAACATTCTCCAGCATTAAATGTCAGCAGACAGAAGGCATGAAACCTAAATACATTAATTTCAAAGGAAGTGTTTCTTCTGTGCATTTATTCTATGTCATTCTATGTCAACTATACCTGCCAGAACCAAGCCAAACTTGAGATGCTCCTCCTCCGTTATATCGATAACGATATATATATTGACCCTCCTGGTTTTTTATATCTTCCTCTGTTAGTGGGGTAAGCTTTCCATCCATAAAACTATCAAGGTCGAGTTCCTTATTCCTAGGATCCATTCTCACCTGAAAAAAGTATCAGAGACAGCCACAGGGGAGACTACTAAACCATTAGGAAGAATGACCTCATTATCAATTAAAAGACAATAAAATTAATGAATAACAAAAGACTGAACACTGTACCTTATCAAAGTTGACAAGGAATATTGCAATCGGCACAGGTCTGTCCATCTCTGCAGCAGAATATCGAACATTTTCCGTGTCAAATATGTAGGAGTATAGCATCTGGAATACTGGTTCAACAGCTGTTGCATCTACCTCAAACAAAGGGACCTCCCTTCCATAATCACTCTAAAAGTTGAAATACATTTTATAATGTTAAGTTTTTCACAGACAATCAAAacacaaataacaaataaagaCACTCGTGGCCACCTCTCTTGCAGTTCCAGAAGGGACCATGGCCTCTTTCAGTGCCTTCTCAAGTGCTATAAGTTCCGGCTGTCCAGCCTGTAGTGCAAAACTCAGAAACAACACAATTAGAAATCTCGAGCCAATGCAAAAGATGATAAAGCATTGACCATGTCAAAGTTTCAAGAAGCTTACAGGAAACACGTTATAAACAAGGAGATGCTCGATATCAAGAGGCTCGCCTGTCTCCATGCACAAGGGCCTGTGGGACGGGAAGCTAGCCCTCAGAAACTCTTCCAATTTGTGCACCTCTACTGTGTACCTGTAACCTCCATCACCATTGAAGCCAACGAGGACTACATTTACTTCAAGCGGAACATGGAGAGGAACCTGCTTGACATTTGATATACGTAAGCACAACATTCAAAAAGCACTGCTGCACTCGCAGTCTCGCACACAATTTTAACTTTCAAACCAAGCACTTTCGTTAAAGCAACAACAATCTCAACTGAACCTTGAGTAAATTGAGCAAGATTACTTTATACGTACATGCATACCGAGACTAAATTTGTGAAAATGTAAGCCTCGggatgaattaattaattaattattctaattttttgttgtaaacCTAGAAAAGGAAGCCAAAATCGAAGGCGTGGTGATGAAAATGAGTACCTCGGCTCGAGAATGGAGCATGCTGCGGACATCGGATCGGACGGTATCTCGGACGTCGTGGAAGGCTCCGTGGTGCCACTGAGGGTGTCCAGGATCTCTCCGAAAAGCTTTCTGTGCGGCCGACACGAATTGACTTGCGAGTAGATTCAACGTGAGGAACGAAGCATAgcataataataacaacagGCTTTTCAGAGCCATTCTTGCTTCGAAGAGAAACAGCtgaaactaaattttttttacgcAAACGGATTTATTGAACAGAAATCATGAGTCGGTCGCACTCATCGACATGGCCGAACCGAAGAAAGCGATCGCCCCGTCGAGCACGGTGCTGTCCGTGAAAGGGCTATGTGTATCGAGTTCCAGTAGAGTGATTAATGTCGAAATTGAGGATGCAGTTAACTCCGAAAAGTGCCCCAGCTTTGGTTCATAATTACGGAATCAGATGTTGGGCCATTTTTCTATTCGGCTCAAGATTACCTATTGGGCCGACTCCGATAGAAcaatgtaaaaatataaataaataaataataaaattcctaCTTTTAAGTGAAGCCCTCCCATATCTTTTGAAATAAGTTGAAGggatttaatataatacattaaattataaaattatttttattataaaaaaaatttaacaaattacataaaaaattatgttattgaaGAATGCATTTTGTTCTGCAGATCTTTAAAACCAACCAAGACATTATTTGTTCTTGAATTaagtacaaattttaaatagataaatttcatataaaactattatataaaagttaaatccCACTAATAacaaatagttatatatatatatatatatatatatttgagtatAGTTCATTTTTTTACAAGAACTTGTATCACACTTTCCTATTTagagttgaaaaaatataattacaaacacaattgtgtactaatctatgcaccaatatgatgtgattggttaaaaagtaaattttattaaaaacaatgttaatttaaattttaagtatgaataaatcaatattgatacacagattaatatacaactgtatttatatatagtaaaattctTTATAGGATTTGTCCAAATCATTTCTCATACTGTCATTCACTGAATCCTCAGATGATGCCATTCAAACCCTTCGACGGGACAAGACTCTCACTGGCTGACGCAGATGATAGGCGGCACAGAGCCGGACTCAAGGAAGCTCCACATGATTTTTTGGGCCTTTTTTACACCTAATACACCCCTATATATCTTCAGCACATGCAGATATACTTCAACATGTAACGTGATTGGAAATCTAAAAGAAACTAAGTTTAACAAATATATCAGGGTATACCGTGGAATTTGTAGAAATCAAAGTCATTTCTCACAACAacattatacaaattataagcctcttcagatatatatatatattaatctctaTCGGTATCCATGCAGTGCGCCTGCTTAGTCTGTTCTGAAGCCATGCACCATAACATGCCTTGCGGGGCTACTGTGGCTTCATGGATGCGGGCCAAAATCAGAGTACTCGAGGAAACATGCTTGCTTTCCTCAATTATCAGTGTTCAAGAGCACTTCGGATTGAGATCGGCGGTGCTTGCACCATGCCGCTGGATATAAGGTCATGGTTTAAGAACAAAACAATAACTGTTATATCGTCATGAAAATGGCGCCGAACCTTCTTGTCTATTTTACGAAGATCTGAATATCTCATTTCACGTTTCCTTGCTGCTTCTTGTAGGGCAGCATTGACAAGCCTTTTGGCACTTCCCTGCATTTAAGAAGCTGGTTAGCACTATAGGATCCCACACAAGCCTAATGACCACCGCTATATcataagaataaaacaaaagcaaatCTTTTGACAAGTTAGATAGggattttattaatgattaaagatgatAATACTCCAGCACATAGGATGTACACATGAATAAATTTAACCTGAATTGTGTCACATACAgctatttttatgtactttttgCGCACTCCACTAATGTAATTGGGcaaagtaattattttaaattaaaaaaaggtgacgcaaaccaatcacattagtggaGTGTGCAAAGAATACGCataaatgactgcacatagaatttttttttaacccccTTTAAGACGTGAAAGTAAAAATATACCAATTCAGCTCTGccccatattttatttatatgatctAAGATTCTACTTCTGAGAATGTAAAATTCAACAGCTGCACAGGGCAGCAATTCCACGGCTATTATCAAAGTGCTAAAGCCTACCTGAACCCTCTAAACCAAAAACCCCTTAATAGGCT
Coding sequences within it:
- the LOC122317872 gene encoding uncharacterized protein LOC122317872 → MALKSLLLLLCYASFLTLNLLASQFVSAAQKAFRRDPGHPQWHHGAFHDVRDTVRSDVRSMLHSRAEVPLHVPLEVNVVLVGFNGDGGYRYTVEVHKLEEFLRASFPSHRPLCMETGEPLDIEHLLVYNVFPAGQPELIALEKALKEAMVPSGTARESDYGREVPLFEVDATAVEPVFQMLYSYIFDTENVRYSAAEMDRPVPIAIFLVNFDKVRMDPRNKELDLDSFMDGKLTPLTEEDIKNQEGQYIYRYRYNGGGASQVWLGSGRFVVIDLSAGPCTYGKIETEEGSVSPRTLPRLQHMMFPRGFGPASAHSTHEFFIGQLASLISTTIEQVIAPDVRFETVDITSRLLIPIIVLHNHNRYNIMEKGHNYSINIEAIEAEVKKIVHDGHEVVIVGGSHSLHRHEKLAIAVSKAMRGHSLQETKTDGRFRVHTKTYLDGAILKEEMERSADVLAAGLLEVADPSLSSKFFLRQNWMDESEGSSDSILKHKPLWATYDSKHGKKKKKTEKKQGDLYRTYGTRVIPVFVLSLADVDAHLMMEDESLVWTSNDVVIVLEHQSEKIPLSYVSETQRRHAIPSQAQRHILAGLASVVGGLSAPYEKASHVHERPVVNWLWATGCHPFGPFSNTSQISQMLQDVALRNTIYARVDSALRKIRETSEAVQDFASEYLKTPLGEPVKGKKNKSTTELWVEKFYRKTTNLPEPFPHELVEHLEKYLDSLEEQLVDLSSLLYDHRLQDAHLNSSEMLQSSLFTQQYVEHVLVSEREKMRCCQIEFKYPVQSSQTYIYGGILIAGFFVYFLVIFFSSPVR